One window of Oncorhynchus kisutch isolate 150728-3 linkage group LG25, Okis_V2, whole genome shotgun sequence genomic DNA carries:
- the sf3b5 gene encoding splicing factor 3B subunit 5: MTDRYNIHSQLEHLQSKYIGTGHADTSKWEWLVNQHRDSYCSYMGHFDLLNYFSVAENESKARVRFNLMEKMLQPCGPPSDKPDDA; this comes from the coding sequence ATGACAGACCGCTACAACATTCACAGCCAGTTGGAGCATCTTCAATCTAAATACATTGGAACAGGCCATGCGGACACCAGCAAGTGGGAATGGTTGGTGAACCAACATCGGGACTCGTACTGTTCATATATGGGTCACTTTGACCTGCTGAATTACTTCTCTGTTGCTGAGAACGAGAGCAAAGCCCGCGTGCGCTTCAATCTCATGGAGAAGATGCTGCAGCCCTGTGGCCCACCTTCGGACAAACCTGACGATGCTTAG